A region of the Elusimicrobiota bacterium genome:
CCGCTTCAGGAAAAGCGCTGAGGCTCACACGCTCCATGGGAGGGAATTTCACCCCGTCGCCGGATTCCGGCGGACGCCTGTATTTTTCGGGTTTCAGGAAAGGAAATATGAATATTTACTCCGGGGACGCGCGCAATTTCCTTTATGAGCCGGTGTTTTCAGCTGCAGCCGTCCAGAGCCCGGACTCCAAGGCGCCCCTCCAAGCTTTGGGGGGCACGGATAAGCCTTATAAATTCAGCGCCTCCACCGATCTCTTTTTCCCGGCTTTTATATTTTCTTCTCCGGGCGGGCTGTACCTGATGAATTACTGGCAGGCCTCCGATATGCTGGGGCGCCATAACCTGAGCTTGTATGCAAGCTATAATTCCGGAGCGGATTTTTTAAATTATCAGACCGCTTACGGTTATTCCCGCTGGCGCATGCCGCTGACGGCGGCGGCTTCGGGAGAAAATTCCCATGATAATACCAGCTCGGACGGGCTCAACTTCAACAAGCGTTCTTCTCAGCAGTCCGTGGGCACGGCCTGGCCTTTTAACCGCTACAACCGCGTTGAGTTTACGGTCGTAAATAAAAATGAGACCGATACTTATACCGATATCGTCAAAGCGGACCGCCTGCGTACGCGTGCTTTTCAGGTCTCCTATGTGCGCGACACCGTAAACGGCCTTTACCTTACGGCGGTCAGCGGTTCGCTCGCGAAGGCCGGCTATGTCAAGGCTGTGGAAAAATTCGGCGGCAATTTACAATACGACGCTTATGTCCTTGAATACCTTAAATATTTTCCGCTTTCAAAACGCTCCACTTTCGTCAACCGCTTCGTGGCGGCCGAAAGTACGGGGCGGGACAGGTGGACTTTTGACTTCGGGGGGCTGGGCGGGGTGAGGGGGTATTCCAGCTCCGCCAGCCGGTATGACACTCCCGTGACGTTCATAAACAACGCGGAATTCAGGGTGCCGCTGTCCGGCGACATGAATTATTATATGTGGTATATGTTCCCCGACTTCTATTTTAAGGCCGTTTACGGCAAGGTTTTTATGGATTCCGCCTGCGGCTGGACCGATCCGTCCATGGCGCGCTTTCCTAAATCCAGAGAAATAAGGAATTCGGTCGGAGTGGGAATAGACATACATACTTTTATACTTCAGACATTCCAACTGGTGCTTAGTTTTGACTACGCCCGGCGCACCACCGACGGGGGAAAGATCTTTTATGTTTATCTCGGGCCGTTGTTCTAATTGCGGGGATTCTCATTATTGACTGTAAGGAGATAAAAGAACTAGAATCCATAGTATGAAACTTAAAAATATGACAGGTTTTACAGTATCATCTGTTTTCGCTTTTGCGATTTTGGCCGGCGCTCAGACAGGGACTGTGGTCTCCACACGGACCTCCGCGCAGACGCAGGCGCCTGTTCATAAGACAAAACCGGCTCTGAAAAAAAAACCCGGCGTTCAAACGATCCAGACTAAACCGGCCGCTGTCATAAAAAAAGTTACAAGCGAACCGGCCGGCGTAAAAGCGAACAGGGGCAGGCCGCCTGCCAATGTCGTTCCTCCTACGGCCGTTGCAACCCCTTTTGACGAGGCGGTGGCAAAGCTTAGCGCCGCGGAACCGGGCGTTCGCCGCCAGGGGGCTGATTCTCTGTCGCAGAGCCGGGACCCGAGGGGTATGCCGTATCTTATAGCCGCGCTGAAAGATGAAAACGCACAGGTCAGGGTAGCCGCCGTGGACGGCCTTGGAATGCTTTCCGCGATCGAGGCCGCGCCGCAGCTTGCCGAGATGCTCACTACCGATAAAGAGCCCACCGTCAGACAGGCCGTGGCCATTTCACTTTCTTACATAATGGCCCCTACCTCAGGTCCGGCGCTCTTAAAGGCGCTTAACGACACCTCCACAGCGGTAAAATATGCGGCAGCGCACACTCTGGGAGCCATGAAATACGCCCCGGCCGAAGACCAACTGATTTCCATGCTTGCCGACACTGACGCCGGTTCGCGCAGGGTGGCAATAGCCGCTTTGGGAGACTTGCAGTCAAAGAAGGCGGAGCAGACCGTGATAAAGATGCTGGCGGATAATGATAAATATATCCGGTTGGAAGCTGTGCGCGCGTTGGGAAATATCGGAGATAAATCAGCGCTTGATGAGTTGAAAAAAAATCTTAACCCTAACGAAGATCCGGCTGTGCGCGTGGAAACGGCGCTTGCGCTTTCAAAAATGGACGACAAAAGCGGCCTTGATACCGCTTACGAATTCGCCAAATCGTCCGACCTGAGCCTGAAAAGTCAGGCGCTGAACGTGATAGGCAATATAGGCGACGAGCACAGCCTGGGCTTTATTGAGGAAATGTTTGCGGCTGAAAAGGATCCGACAAGCAAGGGTATGCTTGATTTTATCCGTCAGCGTCTTATAGCCAGGCTTACTCCGCCGGCCAAGTAGGTAAGCGGATTGAAGATTCAAGATTCCGGATTCAAGATCGGACAGGCAGGAATAAGCAACAATTGCTGATTGAAGATTGCGGATCCAAAATTAAATCCCAAATCTTCAATCTTGAATCGTAGTTTTTGAGTTTCGAATCCGGAATCTTGGATCTGGAATCTTAAATCCCCTGCCATGTCCCATAAAAATAAAAAAAACAGCAACACTATCCCAGGAAAGGCAGCCAAAGCCTTTCCGGAGGGAATAATTGACGCGCGTGAGGGGGGGATTACTAAGAAAGACAGCTATATACCGGGTTCGGCCGTCATTATT
Encoded here:
- a CDS encoding HEAT repeat domain-containing protein, whose translation is MKLKNMTGFTVSSVFAFAILAGAQTGTVVSTRTSAQTQAPVHKTKPALKKKPGVQTIQTKPAAVIKKVTSEPAGVKANRGRPPANVVPPTAVATPFDEAVAKLSAAEPGVRRQGADSLSQSRDPRGMPYLIAALKDENAQVRVAAVDGLGMLSAIEAAPQLAEMLTTDKEPTVRQAVAISLSYIMAPTSGPALLKALNDTSTAVKYAAAHTLGAMKYAPAEDQLISMLADTDAGSRRVAIAALGDLQSKKAEQTVIKMLADNDKYIRLEAVRALGNIGDKSALDELKKNLNPNEDPAVRVETALALSKMDDKSGLDTAYEFAKSSDLSLKSQALNVIGNIGDEHSLGFIEEMFAAEKDPTSKGMLDFIRQRLIARLTPPAK